The Desulfovibrio inopinatus DSM 10711 genomic interval CTTTCTCGATGTTTGTGGGTTGGATATTAAGCGGTTGGAACGTGAAGAAAGCCAAGCTGCCGAAACATTAGGCGCGTTACTTCTTTGTCTCAACGCAGCCCGGCGCAGTGCGTCGGAACGGTTGGCGCAAACATTGTCTCAGGATCTGGTTGAACTCGGATTCTCTGATGGTCTTGCTATCGATTTCGAGTTTACTCCCAAAGTGCTGTATACGCCGGCCCACGGTGAACCGCTGATTGAAGATCGAGCGAGATTGCTTTTTGCCCCAAACCCAGGACAGCCGGCCATGCCTTTGGATAAGATTGCTTCGGGGGGGGAATTATCGCGATTTCTCTTGGCCGTTATTGGGCGTATGGCCGAACATGAGCAGCCGGCACTGATTTTTGACGAAGTTGATGCTGGCATTGGCGGGATTACGCTTGGCAAAGTCGGGCGTCAGATTCAGCGCTTGGCCGATCGGCAACAAGTTATACTCATCTCCCATTGGCCGCAGTTGGCTGCTTTGGGGAATCGCCATTTTCTTGTTGAGAAAAGCGTGGCGGACGGTCGCACGACAACATCCTGCCGCCTTTTAAACGGGAAATCCGTCACTTTAGAGCTCGCTCGTATGGCTGGAGGGGGGGACCAAGGACAAGCCCTGGCTGCCAAGCTTAAGACGAAATAATATCGCGAACAGAAGTGTTGTTTTGATTTTTTTCTCTCCACAGTGAATTGAATTTTTCGACTGCTGGTCTCTTGTTTCATTCTATCAAATCAAAAAGGAAAGAAGGAGGACAACCTCCTTCTTTCCACATATTCTCATGCGAACAATTGGTTGTTTCGCAGATGATTCTACGACGAAAACATCCCTAAATACATCCACCAGAGATAGTCCAAAGGCCACAAGACAAGAAGCGTGATTGCGGCCATGAGGAGGCATGTCCGGGTGACGTCTCGTGTTGAGGTATATCCGGACTGGATTGCTACAATAAGTGGTGGAGCCTGGTAAGGGAGGATCACCGTTGAAAATGCAACAACTTGGGTCATGGCGATGGTGAGGGGAGACCAATCTGTGGCATGCACCAGAGAAGGGACAAGAGGCGTCATGATAGGTGGAATACCGGGCATAGTGACGACGAATCCCATGAGCGAAGACAGACCGGCCAAGATACCGAAATTTATTTCAGGAGTCTGGGGATCAAGGGGAAGAAGGTGTACGACATGGTGAGCAACCCAAGCTCCGAGTCCGCTTTGATCTGCAAGAACTCCCATGCTGACAATGGCCGCAACATACAAAATCGGTTCAACTTTCAACGCCGTAGATGGATTTTTTCCCAACAATCCGCTTCCCGGATACAAGCACCAGACAGCAATTGGCATACCGACCCAAGCTGCTGATATACCATGCCATGCGTCCGTGGCCCATAACGTGACGGCGATACCCAAAACAATAGATAAGTGTATCTCTTGTGGAGTTATGTGTTGGGAAAATGTTGGTGTTGTATATGTTGTGGGTGATGGTTCGTCGTGAAATAAGCGTATGAGGAGAAGTGCCAGTATGGTCAATTTCAATAAACCAAGGACGGGAAAGTGTAACAGCAGATATGTCCCGAATGTTGGTGTGAGACCGAGAACGGTTTCCAGCGTCCCGACGAAGACATTGTTGGGAATATTGGATGGGAGAATGGTAAATGTCGGTAAAAATGTCCCAAACACACCGGCGAGAATAATGCCTCGGTGCCCCTTGCTGTTTTCGGCATACCCCAAATGGTCGGCCAACGCACGCAAGATAGGCAATAACAAAAGGACACGTCCCATTGAGGAGGGCATGGCAAACGCCAGTGCTATACTGAAGGAGGCAACCAGTAGAATGGCACGGGCAAAAGAGCGGCCTATGCGTGGAGCAAGACCGGATGCCAATCGATCGCCGAGCCCGGTATACTGTATGGACGCGCCAATGACCAAACCAGATAAAATGAGCCACGTTGCGGATGAGGTAAATCCGGCAAAAATATCAGCAGCCGGAGCGACGTGCGCAACCATGCAAAGAGAAAAGAAAACGAGTCCGGTCAGCCACCCCGGTATCCAGCTTGTTGCCCATAAGACGATGGATAAGACAATGATGATAGCCGGATTGAGCAGTGTATCGTTCTTCGACCCGTGGGCGAGCAAAAACGTAGTCGTAAGAAGAATAGCGACAAGTGCAGCTCTATGTTGTGGCGTCATAGACATGATTGCTGTTGAGGAAGAGGCGGACGGTGTCGATGAGGGCACGGATTTACTCCTTTGATGAACTGGCGGTGATATTGTCCGTGAGATCAAGAAAACGTGTCAGGAGACGTACACGGTACGTGATATCCTCTCGCCAAAAGTTGAGTTGCTCCCAGCCAGCTTCTGTGATGTGATATATTTTTTTTGCTGGGCCTCTGCTTTCGGTGTCCCAGGTTCCTTTTATTTCGCCATCCTTTTCAAGCTCTGCCAGTGTTCGATAAACGGCCCCGGAATCTACAGCGTTGACCGGTAAAAGCTCTTGCATACGCACCAGGAGAGCGGCTCCATGTCCTGGGCCGTGCGCTACTGCGAGCAGTAAGAAAGCGGGAAGATGACGATATCCTTTTCTTTTCTTAGGTGACATAGTGTTTCCTTGTGGACTGTTTTAAACATCTTACTGTATTTTACAGTAAGATGTAAATAGCAGTATTTGGGAAGAGCGTTTTCGCTCGTCGCTGAATATTTCATAGAATTTGTCAATGGTTTGTATGAAATACGTAGTGAAACGTATGGTGATGAAGAAAATGCAGTAAATGCAGTAGAATACTCAGAATGTGAAATTTTAAATATTTGATGTTGAGATATTAATCCATAATATAAAGGATGTTACGAGATAACTCTTGAAAGAGTTATGGGATATGCTGTGTGCTGAAAATGTGTAGTAGGTTTAAAGTATATAGAGTTGATGGTATGTGAACATTTTTTGCAAAGTAACTATTGAATAGTGACGTGAGATGGTATGGAGTAAATATGCCGGTATTTCATATCATGGAGGCTATTCGTTATGGAGGGCAAGGTCATGAAATCAAGGAAAATGTTGCTATTTTTGATTTTTGTGTTGATGGCGATAACTGCCAAAGCGAATTTTGTCTTTTCAGCGACGTTTACAGTAGAAGACATCGACCAATTTCAACCCGCATTGAATTCGGCGTCCAATAATGGAGCAGATGACACGATTGAGGTTTCTACCGGGGTGTATTCCCTTGCTGCTGGACTTTCCTACGTCTCCACTGAAAATCAATCTTTGACGATTCGTGGAGCAGGCATGGATACAACGATCCTCGATGGTGGTGGAACTTTTCAGGTGCTTACACTCATGACGAGTCAGGATAACGCCTCCATCCGGCTTGAGAATTTGACAATCCGCAATGGGCAGACTGCCGGAAATGGCGGAGCGCTTCTGGTAGCAACCAATGCCGCAGATATTACTGTTGTGAGCTGCCGCATTATGAATAGTACGGCAACCGGTGGAGAAAGTGTTGGAGGAGGAGCCAATCTTAACAGCGAAAGCGGTACCGTTACGGTGCAGTCATCTTTCGTGAGCGGTAATACCTCTCGTGGCAATGTGGGAGGATTATTCGTCGGAACAACGAGTGGAGAGGGAGCGCTTGTAAACTCCACTTTTTCGGGAAACAGTGTCACAAATACTGGTTCGAGCGATGCCTTCGGTGATGCTGGTGGGGCAATGTTTTATTCTCAGGCAACCAGCAGCGCGACAATTAGCGGCAATACGTTTTCTGGCAACATGGCATCCGGTGGAGATAACCCCGATGGTGGCGGACTCATGACATATCAGCTCGGGGGAGATTCGGAACTGAATCTGGATTCGAATAGTTTTTCAGACAATACCGCCGGGCTCGGTGGTGGCGGCGTAATCGTGCGGTGCAACGTCTCGTGCAGAGCTTCCGTAACGCGCAACAGTTTTTTGAGGAATACGGCGACGATCGGAAGTGGAGGTGGGGCGCATCTCTATATAAATGATGGAACGCTCGCCTACTCAACGAATGTGCATACGGGCAACAGAGCAGGGGAAGACGGAGCAGGCGCATGGATAGATATGATTGCCGGAACGGCAACGCTTTCCGACAATGTGTTTACTGAAAACAATGCCGATAACAACGGTGGTGGATTGAGTGCTGTCGCTGATGATGCGAGCATTACAGTGAAGAAAAGTATTTTCGACAGCAACACAAGCGGCAATGTTGGAGCGGGATTATCGTTTGCCACCGTCAATGGGACCGGGATCATTCAAAGCAATACCCTGTACGGAAACATCGCCTCCGGTGAAGCTGGCGGGATTTATGTCTATATCGACGCAGGGACCGGGCAAGCGACATTGACCAGCAATATTCTGTGGAATGATGCCCCAGATGAGTTCGCGTATTCTTCCGGTGGGGGGGGCGTTTCTGTTGTTCTGCAATACTCGGATATCATGAACGGCACAGGAGAGGCATGGTTCGGAACGGGCTGCATTGCTGCCGATCCGTTATTTGTTGATGCTGCAGGCGGAAATTTCAATTTGACTTGGGCGCATGAACCCACGAATGATGCAACAAAGTCACCGTGTATCGACACCGGAGATCCGACTTTACCAGTTGATGCAGACGGAACTCGGGCAGATATGGGGGCATTAGCATTTGTCCAGCAGAAGGCCGGGGTGATACCGGCCATTGCTCTTCTGCTGTTGTTATAAATTACAACGAATCGGGCTGCCAGCCTGCATGTTGGAGAATCGCTCCGACAAGGTAGAGTGAACCGCAAACAAGGACGAGTGATTGCGTCGTGTCTTGTGCAGCTTGGAGGGCACTCACCGGATCGGGGTAGGCTTGTGCGCGTGGTCCGATGAAATGCGCAAGTTCTTCTGGGTCATAGGAGCGTTCATTGCCGGGTAGACCTGGAACGAAAATGGGGCCGTCACTGAGTTTGCGGACGAACTCGGCACATGCGGTGATATCTTTGTCTTTCAGGGCGGTATAAATGATTGCTTCGGGCCGTAATCCGCGATTTTGAAGCTCTTGGTGGAGTACCTGCAATGCAGGTGGATTGTGGGCTCCATCCAAGAGCAATTGCGGATTAGTACCAAGGAATTGCATACGTCCGGGAAGGAATGCATGAGAAAGAGCCCGACGGACGGCATCGGGTTGAGGTGTAACCCCAATACTCTCGCAAGATAAAAAGAAGGTTGCCAGAGCCAGGCCGGCGTTACCGGTCTGGAATGCACCGGGCAAACGATATGGTGTCGTCGTGAGAATTTCATTCACGGGAAAGCCTTGGGCTTCCCACTGGTCGAGAATCGTTTGTGCAAAAACAATGTCGGCATCATTGCCATAGGCTGTCTGGCTCAGAGTAACAGAAACAGAATTTTCCTGCATACCGGTAACAAGCGTCATACCGGCAGATATGGCACCAGCTTTATCCGAAGCAATGGCCTCAAGGGTATCTCCGAGGACCGCGGTGTGATCCAGACCTATGGGGGTGACAGCAAGAATATGGCGAGGCAGGGCGGTCGTTGCGTCGTGCGTTCCACCAAGCCCGGCTTCATAAATCTGGACACTGACGTTGCTCTTTCGAAAAAGCCAGGCTGCCATAACCGTCAGAAGTTCAAAGTATGTTAACCGGTCGGCTTCTCGGGATGACGAAGCCGCCAATACGGCATTGACAGCGTCGATCCAAACATTTTTATCCAGAACCTTGCCGTTTATGGCGATGCGTTCGCGAACATCGACAAAATGCGGGGAGGTGTACAATCCCGTTGTTTGACCATGTTCGAAAAATAATCGTTCCAGAAACGTCACCGTAGAACCTTTCCCATTGGTCCCGACAACCTGAACAGTTAAAGGAGCATTCTCGTGCAAACCGAGTTGCGATAATGCCGACGCAATACGCTCAAGACCTAAATCCATATGGAATAACCCAAGGCGGTCAAGGTACTCCGTAAAATCGGAGAAATGAACAAACGGAATAGCAGGGGGAATTTGCATAGCAGACACATGTCCTCCAAAACGGAAATGCGCCGTTTGTGTCGGCTTGAAGACGATCTGTCAAGTTTGAAACCATTTTTTCTCCAAACGTCCAAGACAAATCTTGACGCCAAGCCCCATCTTCTTATATGTAAACCAACTTCGCGCGCCAGTAGCTCAGTCGGATAGAGCATCGGCCTTCTAAGCCGACGGTCGTGGGTTCGAATCCTCCCTGGCGCGCCAGATATTTCAAAAGCCACTTTCGAAAGAAGGTGGCTTTTTTGCGTTCTGGCTTCTTCTCCCACGGCCTTTTCCAACCTTTTTGCGTCGTCTCTAATAGCGCCATGGCTTCCTCCTGGCGGGTGGACCGGGCTGTGTTTCCGGTCCTTCACACCAGAAATCAATCATTTGGGGCGGGGGGACGATTGGAACTGCCAGGTTTTGTTTTATGGCAACATTATCGGGATAATGATTTTTTCCGCTTGGGCCGGGCATCCCTTTGAGTCTGTAGGGGTTCCTGTGGGCGTGTCGGCGCATTGG includes:
- a CDS encoding SLC13 family permease, with the protein product MPSSTPSASSSTAIMSMTPQHRAALVAILLTTTFLLAHGSKNDTLLNPAIIIVLSIVLWATSWIPGWLTGLVFFSLCMVAHVAPAADIFAGFTSSATWLILSGLVIGASIQYTGLGDRLASGLAPRIGRSFARAILLVASFSIALAFAMPSSMGRVLLLLPILRALADHLGYAENSKGHRGIILAGVFGTFLPTFTILPSNIPNNVFVGTLETVLGLTPTFGTYLLLHFPVLGLLKLTILALLLIRLFHDEPSPTTYTTPTFSQHITPQEIHLSIVLGIAVTLWATDAWHGISAAWVGMPIAVWCLYPGSGLLGKNPSTALKVEPILYVAAIVSMGVLADQSGLGAWVAHHVVHLLPLDPQTPEINFGILAGLSSLMGFVVTMPGIPPIMTPLVPSLVHATDWSPLTIAMTQVVAFSTVILPYQAPPLIVAIQSGYTSTRDVTRTCLLMAAITLLVLWPLDYLWWMYLGMFSS
- a CDS encoding helix-turn-helix transcriptional regulator; the protein is MSPKKRKGYRHLPAFLLLAVAHGPGHGAALLVRMQELLPVNAVDSGAVYRTLAELEKDGEIKGTWDTESRGPAKKIYHITEAGWEQLNFWREDITYRVRLLTRFLDLTDNITASSSKE
- a CDS encoding bifunctional folylpolyglutamate synthase/dihydrofolate synthase, with protein sequence MQIPPAIPFVHFSDFTEYLDRLGLFHMDLGLERIASALSQLGLHENAPLTVQVVGTNGKGSTVTFLERLFFEHGQTTGLYTSPHFVDVRERIAINGKVLDKNVWIDAVNAVLAASSSREADRLTYFELLTVMAAWLFRKSNVSVQIYEAGLGGTHDATTALPRHILAVTPIGLDHTAVLGDTLEAIASDKAGAISAGMTLVTGMQENSVSVTLSQTAYGNDADIVFAQTILDQWEAQGFPVNEILTTTPYRLPGAFQTGNAGLALATFFLSCESIGVTPQPDAVRRALSHAFLPGRMQFLGTNPQLLLDGAHNPPALQVLHQELQNRGLRPEAIIYTALKDKDITACAEFVRKLSDGPIFVPGLPGNERSYDPEELAHFIGPRAQAYPDPVSALQAAQDTTQSLVLVCGSLYLVGAILQHAGWQPDSL